The nucleotide sequence AGACAAAAAAATACCTTCTTTGGAGTCTTAAGTGGCTTCTCATCTTCACTTTCCTCATCAGAAGATTCCTCAGATGAGTCTGAGCTCTTTTTGGGTGCTTCAGTTGACTAGCAATGTGAATGAAACAGTATATTACCAACCATGTGAAAGCCAACTAGATAATTTGTAAATAATAAGATACATAAATGATTTAAAAACGTAGGAAAACAAAATTTATTTCTTGGCTTGGTCTCAACATACATGATTGGGAAAATAGGATATACAAAGTTACCTTTTTAGCCTGGTTCTGTTTTGAAGGCTCATCATCTGAACTTTCATCAGAATCTTCATCCTCATCATCCTCACTGCTGCTCTCTTTTTTGACAGCCTTAGCAACAGGTTTGGTCTTCGACGACGGGACAGAATCCTAAATGAGAATAAATTTATGAAATATGAAACGTCTTTGTGATAATCCAAAATAACACAAAAAGCAATATTCAACTGAACAATGTCATATATAAATATCTTACAGATGCTGCAAGGTAATGGCAGTATTAATAAAACCATAATTTCATGCAACTAGAAAATGACTACCTTTTTCAGGTTTTTAGTATTGGAAGGTTCATcctcagaatcttcttcagagctATCATCATCCTCATCACTGCTGTCACTTTCCTCAACAGTTTTGGCATTGGCATTGCTCTTCTTTGAAGGCAAAGAATCCTGCATGATCTGTATAAGATTACAAAATAACAGGCAGAGATTTGATGTGCAAAATGCTCACTTACAGTAACTTTTGACTTCTTCAGTTGTGGCTCATCATCACTCTCATCAGAGTCCTTCAAAATTGAAAAATTCAATTGTGTGATCATAAGGACTAAAAATAGAAAGCTTACAAATACTAGAAGATTAATTTATAATGTTACCACTAGATGAGAAAGGATCCCACAAAATATCAAATACCAACTAAACAAACCTTCCTGTTACTTAACTAAGAATTTACGAGTTCCTCTTGGTAGCTACATCTATAAACACCAATCAAGCTGTATGCCAATAAAATTGTTGTAGAGAACTAAATTATTTTACCTGGGCTACATTCAGAGAActatgaaatattttttcctttttctcatGCATTGCTATCTTGAAAGCCAAAATTAATCATACGATGGAAAAGGCCCTATgagtaaattaaaaatatagcacaacttaaaaaaaaaaagtataaagGTATTCATGAACTTCATCTAGCAAACAGAGTTATTTTGACAAAACTCAAACATAAGCAATGTCACATTTAAACAGAATATTAAAAAGCATAATATGGACTTACGTCAGTCTCATCAGAATCAGTTTCTGATGAATCATTTGATTTTTTAAGATTAGCAACAGttgttgcttgcttctttgctgcAGGAGCTGCTTTAGGTGCATCTTCCTGCAAATTAGGCAGTATTAATCCAGACAAATAGATATGTTAAAAGAAATTTCATATTTGAATACAAATAGTGTTCTTCCTTCAAATAACAGCATAGAAAAATCAACAGACAGTGGAAGTGAAACTAAATgacaatgaaaaataaaacaatgctGTGCTTACTTCATCTAATTATCAGAATCACTATCAAAGTCAAAGCCATCTCATAAATAGATTATAAACACAAGCATCAAACTACACAGTTCTAATAGATTAAAAATCACAACATCAACCTGAACTTCATTAACTGATTGAAATAACCATGGCATAAAAAAAGTTACTtttacaaaatataaaaaaatgaaaagaaaatataatttcacacatcaacaaaatataaacaaacTTTGGCcttacatcatcatcatcatcatccataTCAGAATCACTTTCTGATTCATCTTTCTTTTTCGCGTTAGTAACAGttgttgcttgcttctttgctgcAGGAACAACTTTGGCTGCTTTAGGTGCATCTTCCTACAAGTCAGGTAGCATTGCTCGAGTTCAACAGATATGTTAAATATATAAAACATacacaaatagcaaataaaattcAACCATTAACAAAAACAAAATCCTACAACTAAAACTTAACAAAATCAACTAAAGATGCATCAAAGCGAAACttaatgaaaatagaaaatgcaATAATGCCATGCTTACTTCATCTGAGTCATCAGAATCACTATCACTATCGCTTGATTCTTCCTTTTTAGCAGCAGCAGCAGGTGTACCATTTTTAGAACTAGCAGTCTTTTTAGACTGAGGGGCAGCTTTAGCAGGCTTCTGAAAATACATagcatttaaaaattaaaatatgaatACAGATTATAGTATGATTATTTGATAGGTATAATAAGGACAATGATTCACTACAAATTATAGTTCTCATAATTTTTTCCAAAGAATGGTCAAGGCACTGCTTAAAGGTGATCTGTCAAACGAGTTATAATTATGCCATCATAGAGGACTCACTTCATCCTCATCAGAATCACTTTcagaactgctgctttcttttcctttttttgtaacagCTGCAGCAGAACCATTCTTAGCAGCAACTAAAACTTTTTTATCTGAAGCAGGAACGGTTTTAGCAGGTTCCTGCACAAATTTCAATAATCATTTAAGATCATTCTGAAGAAGATTCCTCACTACTACTTGACTCTTTCTTTGAAGCCTTTGCCAGTTTAATTCAACATTCAACAATGACAATGTGTGTTGGAAAGAGAACTTATTCATAGAGATTAGAAAGGAAAAAATTACAACTAGTTAACATGACTGTATAAAATATAACCTTGGACTCATGACAATGAAAATGGCATCAGATATTGTGAAGTTTATTGCACATTTGGTTATTGTTAATCAGTAATAATTATCTTAATTATTACTGTGAATGGTGTACATGAAAATGGAATCATGCAGTGGTAGTCATACATCGTTTCAATAAAGATGTAACAGCAAGTTTATTTTCCAATATTCAAAGGATAAAGcttcttgaaatttttttatatgGATCTAATATTGTCGTCAATGAAATGGCCAGTCAGTGGCTGAAAAAACGCTTATTGATACAATGACAGGCAGCTTTTCCGATTGGCaatgaaaaaaaacaaacaaaaataaagagaaaaaaaagttACACACCTCTTCTTCAGAGTCAGATGAGGAATCATCCTCTGAACTGCTTGTTTCTGGTTTCTTTTTTGGTGGAACATCCTTCAAAGCCTTCTTAAGGTTCTTGGTATCCTCCTTTAGGACAACCTTCTCAATATCTTTCTTCTGCCTCTTTGCACTTACTTCTTTCTCTAATGCCACTTCAGCATCCCTCTTGCCTGGAGAGCGAAAGAATCAATCAAAACcacttaaaaataaaactaaaaaatgaAAAGGCATTTTGCACCCCAGCGAATAAAAAAAAGGTTTCACCTTTTTTAACAGGCTTCGCAGGCACTGCAGGAACAACCGGTGCAACCTGCGGGATATCAGTGCTAAATTAATATGTCCAGTAAAGAATTTATTACATTTCTAAGAAAGAACTTTAACATTACCTCAACATTGGTTTTTTTGCTTGACTTGCCCATTTCTGGTGCTCAGAAAAGTCGAGTCTATATGCTGAACAAGAAGAAATGGTCATCAAACATCACAATTCAAGAACTTGTTATAGTACAACTTCCACGTCATCCGGCgattaaaattattacaaaaaGTGAGCCACAACAACTTCTTCTATAAATCGAGGATATATGTTAGAACTCTACTTAGAATTTATATTGCAGCGAGCTGTAGTCCATAAAAGATTTATGGCTAGGGATCAGTATCTATCACCCATATGAGGTCATAATCAATGACTGAAATTTGCAGGCAAAACAACTGGCACCGCTGGAGCAATCAAGTGCGACATAAAAAATAGCGCCTTTCGCATAAAACAAGTACCTTAATAAAAGCCGCAGAAAACGATCGAGGCGAACAGGAAAAAAATAACAGCGTTCAACTTGAGAACAGAAAATAAACAGAGTTAACTTGATTGATAATCTGATATAAGATTCATTACCAAAGCGAAGCGAATCAGAGGGCACGAAGAACACAAGACAACGATTGGAGTAAATCGCCCACCTtgaagaagaagacaacaaattGGGAAGCAGAGCCGCAAACGGTGGCGGTGGAGTATATAAACCCTAACCTACAGCGCTAGGGTTTTGGTGAACGCTTGGAGGAAGCGTGATCGAGGGTCTTATATAGGGCAAAGCTTGAATTAGCAGATCATGCGAGTCACGTGCGCGTGATTCGCTGGGTCATGGGTTTAGATATTTTGgacgttttatttatttatttttatttacgtATAGAAAAATTAGATACATGCATATATTGATAATATTATTTACAAGTTTATGAATAATTCATCAATAAAATTAGTTGCGGATTTATACTTCTATTATATTTGTTAATAATTGCATTTTTTAATTAATGATCCTTAAATTGACGatattttctagattattttccctttataattttattcaaacaaaactaaactaaactaccattaaaattaaatatattttttattaaaaaacaaattaataattttaaaccaTTAAAGTATCTTATTGACCTCAAGGTAAAAAAAGACCGGTCTAGTATCATTGATCTCAGAATAAAATACAAATAGATAAATTACAAGACATATAAAAATATCAACCAAAATACCTCAAAGCCTTCAAACAACTCACCAAAATCATCACAACTAACCATTATTCAACATCTTTTGCATCTTAAAATTGCCAAGTTATTGATGTTGGACAAAGTAAAATAGAATTAAAAAGGAAACATATACATTCACATAACAAATCCCTCGAAAGAAGGGGGAACTAGATGATAATGATGCTCTAACTAGTAATCCAACTTTGCTTAGTTGATCACAAAGAGTGCGGAAAAATTTTGGAGGGAACAGTAGAAACAACTTGCCAAAATTGTCATCTAAAATTACAACACTGGGCTCGCCCGCTCGCCAGCTTGTCCCAAAGGCAAAGCATTTGTCTCGGAGATTGATAGTGTGCGGTATAGTAGTTCTCTATGCATCCATATTGACAAAACTTCCAACTATGGGAGTAATGTACCGTGCTCGAGGCATTGAACTGTTCGACCCACATTCCCATGCTTACATCTTCCATCTTGAATAGCTGCAAGAAGATAAACAAGATTCTATTAGATGACATCGAGTTTTATTATTGTTTCACAGTCGCTCGAGGCATGTGTTTCTCACCCTTAGACTTTGATTGGCGTGGTGAGAATTAACGAAGCTTGCTATATCTCTCGAAATTATATAACCAGGTCCATTTGCATATGGGGGGTATATAAACTCGGGCCATTCCTATATCAAAGCCACAAAACAAATCAAAGCGAAGAGTTTCAGAAATTAGTTTTTGTTCAGAAACGTAGTCATCAAATTGTTCAACTAAACTATTTGAGATCCGCTACATCAATTTCATAAGTGCGATAGCACGTAAGACACTGGAATGAGTTGCAATAAACAAATGGCATGCTCAGAATTAGGCAACAGAAAACGATCCATCGAATAGCTAAAGATTTTGGTTAACATACCTCGAATGTCACAGCCCACTTCCCATTCCTGAGTGGTCTATGCAAGAGATTTAGGTTCCCCATGTACAATGGTCCTTTGGTATCGAGCCTCTTAATTTCATTTAAGACAGTATCTAGCCGTACAAAAGAGTCATCATCGCACTTCATAATGAATGGAGTCGTCACATTATGAACCTGGAGAATAAGAGATCACTAAACACCAGACATGGAGATGCAAGATGACACAACCAATGGTTAATACAAAAGATGAAGTTGTTAACGTACACCATAATCACATATCGCCAATGTCTTGAGAACCACCAATTCATAATGATCCATAAATGGCAAGATTACAATATCCCCAAAAAATTCTGCTTCTTTCTTCAGCATGGCATTAACCTCCTTCCTCGGGTTCTAAAAATGCATTCAAACAGCAAATGTCAGATTCAAAATTACATTGCCACAATCTACTCTCTGTGTGCACTTAGAATATATCGTTGTTCATTGTGCAGAGCAAACAAGAAATTTACCAGAGCAACAAAGAAGCGAGCCACCACACTAGATGATTTTATTTGAGGTGATTGGAACCAAGTTTTTCTAACTGCCATGCGTTCAGCAAAATGATTTGAAGCAGAAATAATTCCAACAAAAAGATCTATTGACCTATCGGGCAAAGGAGGGGATCTCCAATTCTCTGACATTTCAAGAACACGATCAGGTGAAAAACTAGGATGAGATGGTGGAAGCGAAGTGACATATACAGAGTGTACATTAACATCTCCTTTTATTGCTAAGCCAGTTGCATCTTCAAGAGTGAAGCCCTGCAGAACGAACAAGCTATTATATGACAAATATTGTGTTACAAACCATATTGAACATGGATGACTCAAGCTTAACAACTTGTTTACCGGTCGATATGAGAATGAAGCTATATGTCTTCCCCCGACATAAACATGATATCCTTCAACACCAGCTTGTATAGTTAAGACAAACAGCCGGCCTTCAACAAAAGGAAAAGACCATGTCATTTCTGGCTTCTTCGCACGGCCTATAAACCTACTAAGCCAAGAAGTACTTCGTGATTCTTTAGAATCTATCATATCACTCCGAGCCCACTTTTCACATTTTCTGAATCCATCAACTGTTCAAAAAGAAACGGTTGATTTTGTACATGTTAGTCATACATGATCATATGAGTTTCAAAGGAATACATTGCCAATTGTAAATCCTTGTCCTCATATTGGTAAAATAAGGTGCTATGACTTAGACCAAGTCACAGTTATTCAACATtatcatttattaaaaaaatatgacaTTATTTTCACAAAACAAGATTAATGAAGACCAGATACCGATTAACATAGCTACTGCAATAAGAACCTTAAAATGGTAAGTTCTCTAAGTGCCATCCATATATTTTTCTCTTTACATTCTCACACCAATCTAAAAAATGCCTGAATTCTAATCCAAACATTTTAAGAGAGAAGTTTAAAAGTTATAACTTATGAGAATTAGGTGAAAGGAGTTTAAAATCTGTTATAAAGTCAAAAGAAGTAATTCTCCCTTGCAAAAGATTTAGGATGGAGATATTCTCCCTTGCATTAAATGAGGGTTCAAAAAAGGGCATCTAAGAAGCATTTACATTTCATAAATATTCTAGTTCATTGTTGAAGAAGAATTCAGGAGGATTAGTCCTACGTTGATCTATTGGTCATCTTAAACAGCACAAATAGCAAAGTCACATCCAAGCATGAACAAACCAGTTAAATACATATGCCTTCTAAAAGGAGGCATCCACAGAAATGACCTCTATAACAATAGTATCAATTTGAGAACTTGATGAAATTCTCAATTAGCTCGTTTGACGATATTACATTTTGCTCCTCGACAATAGTGGATCAAGTAGTACAGCAGTTGATTTTTTGTAAAAACTATTCAGCAAAGGGCATCAATGTAAGTGAATAAAAAATGATGCATTATTATATGCAATTATGCATATCTATTTGCAATTCTAACAACCTCTATTTGCATTTCTAACATCCTAATAGCACCTAATCCACAAGTAAAGCATCAAAGAAGTGATGAAATAATTGCCGCATTAACTCAAAAAACTGTCTTACATTGCCTTCAAAAAGTCctgcttgtatctaaaatctcaAGAAAACTCAAAACTGAATGCCTATGTTTTGAGGCGAATAAAAAAGGATATGAACATCTTTTCAGATGCCTAATTCCTTAATTGTGACTGTTGAACAATTGATGAACTtagataatttattatttattggcTGGTAGCAGGGTTTATTGAAGTGCAGCACAAGAACGTAGGTTTTCTGATACACAATGTATAATTTCTGAGGAATTCATAGGAGAACTAGTTTGAAGTATCACATTTGGTAGAGTAATGCAATCCACAGCATGCAGCAGGAGGAACAAACAGATAATAAAAAGCAGAGTAAGGGTCCAAGCAATTGCAGCTAGAATACATAACAATATGATACCTGTGTCATCTTCATCCCGTGAAGGTAAACCATCGCACCTGATTGATGTACCCCATTGCATCCGATAACACGAGTTGAGCTCGAGAATAGGCTTCTTGCTCCAATCGCCCATGACTCTGGGATTCAAATGAAGGATCTTCGGCGGGTCCTCACCATCCACCACCCTCAGTCCCTGCAGTTCCACCATAAACTGCGAGACCCAGACAATACCATCCCCCTGCCTCATCCTTGCCAATTGAGGGACATATTCCTTATGTGCTTCATTAGGCTTGCCTACAACTGTGATCGAAGAACCTACAGCTAAACCACAGGGAAGAAAGACCAGGAGGTCCCCATCACTATCAATGTCCATCTCAGCTGAACTCTTTGACAGTGAAGATGGGCAAGACTCAGGTTTTTCTTCCCCAACAGGCAATCGATCCATGCTGCTTTTGGGATCATAACTCTCCACGTCATCCCAAGCCTTCTCGCCTAGCACCCATGCCTCATTGACCATCTCCTCCAACTGCGTCAGGTTGCCGGATGATTTGTATTTGTAGCCAAACCGAGACCGGAGCAGCGTTATCATTGCAGATCGATGGGAAGACTGCTCCTTTTCTTGGCCGGGAGGGAGATTCCTGCTGTCCTCCAGTTTCCGGTGGAAGGTATCATGGTGGAGCAAAACGGGGTTTCTGTGTCCAACAAGCTGTAGATGGGCGTAGGTAAGGTCATTGACCGGCCGGTCGAGCCCAGAGAAGCTATCGTCCCCACTCAACGCATTAGCAATCTCCAGAAAATGGTGGAACTTGAACGAGATGAAGATCAAGTAGATTGATCCAATCGCCAACAGAGCATGAGAAAGCTTCCACTTTCTCGTCCCAGAGGAATCGACGCTTCTTCCCCTCATCGTCCGTTCACTCCCAAATtaaaatgagaaagaaaaatcCGATTCCCATCAACAAAACCCTAACAAACTAGAATTTATCAACACTTTATTAGCAAAGGAACCTGAAAATTTCTCCTAAAAATGATCCCGTTTGACGTAAAGTAAACGCCCAGGAAGGTAAGGACTTGATTGACGAACAGAAGAAAGCAACTAATCTAACATTTCTGCTACGATATTTTGACGATGTGAACGAGGTGCCGCAGATCCAGTCGGGAAAACAAACCCCAAAGCAGCGACAAGAATGATCCTTTGGCGCAGGGATCGGAGTAACCGAACCTCAGATTTCTGTCTCCGACACGTCGATCTCCAGTGGATACGAGGTGGCGGTGGAGATCGGTGGCAACTGCGGTGCtacggaggaggaagagagctgtGAGGGAAGGGGATCCGGTGACTCGACCGTCGATTTTTGATCCAACGGTGGAGCGGCGCCAGGACCACTTGACCGGATGAATCGAAGGATGTGGGATGGTATTTTCGTTGAAGGGTGGTCTGAAGAAAAAAACAAGAGGAGGCGAGGTGATCATGGGATATTTGCGTCTTGACCCTCATAAAATAAAACAATTGAGAATTTGCCTTGCCATGGACGTGGATGGTCCTTATTTTTTACATAAACATTCAAATAAATTCACTTTTACAAATTAATGCAGTAAGAATTTTATGTCTACATCTTGCAATTTAGGAGGTGATAATAAGAGACTGGATGAAGATTAACCAAATTTACAGCACCTTAAAAGCACTAGTCACTGAATCACCTTGAGAAAATTAGAGAGAGCTCAATAAATAGGTTGGATTTGCTTGTGATTTGAATTCGTGACTTTGAAGTTATAGATACAATGGTCAATTTAGGTTGGAACTGTcggaaagcctagataaagtaagggcaatgagagtactaATGTAataaaaagaatgtgtagatagtctacgttgaatgttacgatgggaaggatttagatgattatgaaagaaaataaagttgagaatataaatcatctatgcatgatttataatgtatggaattaatgtagacaaaaggaagaaatatgaatacatgtatgaaatatttatgcataatgcataatagggaaatatacgaattattatgtacaaaagaaaataaaaatgttagaagagagattgaaccctggacctcttgtaaggaacatatataagataccaaaggggataggagaattattgataaggagagaaaggattaagtagttaagaataagaaaggattctttttacttaaaagaaaaaggaagtaaaaagaaataaaaatatacataaccaagttttgaaccttggttctcttgtggatgcatgcatgtattaaccaagtgggataagagaggatattgtaagaggagagatagaaaattttattaaaggagagaaaagagagagattaagagagaactcacaaggcatatctctagaatattcctatcataaagaagaggaataaatggggaggatgaatcaagtcaaatttcctcccctcattttagtataaataggcatggaggggtgacttcaaattcatcctccactcctctccctctcctcctccctcttgtgccgagaccccctcttcctctcctcttcttcttgttgccaagcaacacaagaggaaggaagctcctcttcctcctcactccctccctcttctttcttccttgttgttgccgagcaacacaagaggaagaagcttcttcttcctcccctctccaccaaaagacctagccactcctttccctccattggtgccgaacctagcaagcaagaagaaaggtccaagcaagttctcaattctaggaaacttaagcgaagaaggtaagcttcccctcacctgtggtacaaggctttttacatgtttttatgattttatgaggattttaaaacctagaaacaagtatgagaaaattcggttaagaagagctttcgaaatctagggatgtttaactagtcttcactaaatgatagattttctatgccatggaaaaggattcttcttcatgtttttatacctatatgatgcttgataagaggagcacttaaccctagaatttcggccaaaaatatttttaagaggctagagaaattcattgttttactcaactagtacaaggttcttcctatgaaatgttagggaccatgtaattagttttcttgcttagaagatgtttgaactaaaaggaaacccacccatatgtttcggccaagaaggggtttagggttaggaatacccttaaatttaaataaacatgctcatgaggtaggatacaaagatgttaaaagatttgtatgtttcggccaagttgttcatgaactaaatttatatgtttatttcttagtaaattttaccataaaactcacttaggttttcatgctttagactacttaagaacctagctaaagaatggtaggtttcggccatgtgaaagaaataaaagaaaaaaaaagggaaagaaagaaacctaggaaatgttatgcaatgaaatttatgtaaatgccatgatatgtgatagcatatgaaatgctatacataataagaagaatgaaatttatgtaaatgccatgatatgtgatagcatatgaaatgctatacataatgagaagaatgaaatatatgtaaatgccatgatatgtgatagcatatgaaatgctatacataatgagaagaatgaaatatatgtaaatgccatgatatgtgatagcatatgaaatgctatacataatgagaagaatgaaattatgtgaatgccatgatatgtgatagcgtatgaaatgctatacataatgagaagaatgaaaaatgaaatgcatgaaagattgttagggatatgatatgatagttatgcatgataaattactttgtatggtttgtaccaagggtgggctccgtaaacgccccggggtcgatggaataagactcgggcctcgtcagtaatgggcttctgatgccctaggtcgatggagtaagactcgggcctagtatgtatgtatggtagggttcaagacttgctaccttggacctacgtatgatgtatgtggtacaaaccgggatccccaatgatgatgatattaatttcaagtacttacaagtataagttttcaaattcatgatgcattgcttgcatatgtgcttgaattagctaatgatttgatatgatgccatgatgatatgaatacgaTACCTTTGTacgttgtatgcttatgatattacgcatgatgttaatatacgatgattttcggtttagtgagtaggaaaggaacttactgagccatgagtgctcacagcttactttccttgtaccgcagataaaagaactggatgaactagaggagcaacaggaggagcggataatgatgtgtgtggtggtggctcggcaaagaacgattcggacagattaatatgattagttatagaatcaatatatacatatttaatctgtgatatcatgcttatttaaataaaatgaatagtttaaatttttttactcttccgctgttataactaaagcatgtacgtaagtagtataaagaacgtagcgccgcctttggttgggtaagaagggcgggcgttacagatggtatcagagcgaggttttgccagctcactacacacacatcaagctccttcctgccgctccaagtaagtacattaattccatacattataaa is from Zingiber officinale cultivar Zhangliang chromosome 7B, Zo_v1.1, whole genome shotgun sequence and encodes:
- the LOC122007352 gene encoding nucleolin 2-like isoform X1, which gives rise to MGKSSKKTNVEVAPVVPAVPAKPVKKGKRDAEVALEKEVSAKRQKKDIEKVVLKEDTKNLKKALKDVPPKKKPETSSSEDDSSSDSEEEEPAKTVPASDKKVLVAAKNGSAAAVTKKGKESSSSESDSDEDEKPAKAAPQSKKTASSKNGTPAAAAKKEESSDSDSDSDDSDEEDAPKAAKVVPAAKKQATTVTNAKKKDESESDSDMDDDDDDEDAPKAAPAAKKQATTVANLKKSNDSSETDSDETDDSDESDDEPQLKKSKVTDSLPSKKSNANAKTVEESDSSDEDDDSSEEDSEDEPSNTKNLKKDSVPSSKTKPVAKAVKKESSSEDDEDEDSDESSDDEPSKQNQAKKSTEAPKKSSDSSEESSDEESEDEKPLKTPKKDLDVKMKDANAVSAEKLTATKSENKTNQTPGSRTLFVGNLSFNVGQDDVVEFFKEAGEVVEVRLSAAEDGTFKGFGHVEFATEEVAKKALELNGQELYGRAVRLDLARERGSYTPQSGKDSYQRGNRGQSQTIFVKGFDRSLAEDEIRSSLEEHFGSCGEITRISIPKDYETGASKGIAYIDFPNQDAFNKAFELNGSDLGGYSLTVDEARPKADNRDGGFSGGRDGGRSGGRFGGRSGGRGGRGDRGRGRGRDFGGRGRGRGGTPFRQSAGTASTGKKTTFSDD
- the LOC122007351 gene encoding hydroxyproline O-galactosyltransferase GALT2-like — translated: MRGRSVDSSGTRKWKLSHALLAIGSIYLIFISFKFHHFLEIANALSGDDSFSGLDRPVNDLTYAHLQLVGHRNPVLLHHDTFHRKLEDSRNLPPGQEKEQSSHRSAMITLLRSRFGYKYKSSGNLTQLEEMVNEAWVLGEKAWDDVESYDPKSSMDRLPVGEEKPESCPSSLSKSSAEMDIDSDGDLLVFLPCGLAVGSSITVVGKPNEAHKEYVPQLARMRQGDGIVWVSQFMVELQGLRVVDGEDPPKILHLNPRVMGDWSKKPILELNSCYRMQWGTSIRCDGLPSRDEDDTVDGFRKCEKWARSDMIDSKESRSTSWLSRFIGRAKKPEMTWSFPFVEGRLFVLTIQAGVEGYHVYVGGRHIASFSYRPGFTLEDATGLAIKGDVNVHSVYVTSLPPSHPSFSPDRVLEMSENWRSPPLPDRSIDLFVGIISASNHFAERMAVRKTWFQSPQIKSSSVVARFFVALNPRKEVNAMLKKEAEFFGDIVILPFMDHYELVVLKTLAICDYGVHNVTTPFIMKCDDDSFVRLDTVLNEIKRLDTKGPLYMGNLNLLHRPLRNGKWAVTFEEWPEFIYPPYANGPGYIISRDIASFVNSHHANQSLRLFKMEDVSMGMWVEQFNASSTVHYSHSWKFCQYGCIENYYTAHYQSPRQMLCLWDKLASGRAQCCNFR